Proteins encoded by one window of Lathyrus oleraceus cultivar Zhongwan6 chromosome 1, CAAS_Psat_ZW6_1.0, whole genome shotgun sequence:
- the LOC127107608 gene encoding uncharacterized protein LOC127107608: MDPSSISSPSAPVANAVPFAVEPNNHLPSPSSNHPPYAEMIYTAIEALKDKNGSSKRAISKYIEQVYSHQLPPPESHSNLLTHHLKRLKSDGLLQTIKNSYIIPRSTPPPAATEPPSTASPSQPSKPRGRPRKSVTPSPIQAQPQNSFIPQQLPIVVANNNNNSAPLQNAEPVWAALGLSDDPVDAQAAAATPTPAEGSKRRPGRPPGSKNVSNVSGSKYATAPSPSPSPSQNQSPIEGQVPPTPASRGRGRPPGSKSKSKKKPGRPPKLRPDTPTPAVASDGTKRRPGRPPKNQQQNPTPIPFATTVPETEVPQPQVAVPEVVVSAAVPATVEGVAVLTPRSRGRPRKNPAVSAVPVAGGGRGRGRGRGRGGRGRGGGRIGNSFGGITLRAPGKRPVGRPKKGTAPATASTSQNAANEVDLRRKLEHFQGKIKESLVVIKPHFDHESPVTALAAIQELEILGAMDLNEPLKEELLPSQPNVPAQDQPQELVAQPQVFAQYPPFHTQDRHYQQQQSQYQYHP, encoded by the exons ATGGACCCATCCTCGATCTCTTCACCTTCAGCTCCGGTTGCCAACGCCGTCCCGTTCGCCGTCGAACCAAACAACCACCTTCCATCTCCGTCTTCAAACCACCCTCCCTATGCTGAG ATGATTTACACAGCTATTGAAGCTTTGAAGGACAAAAATGGTTCAAGCAAAAGAGCAATATCGAAATACATAGAACAAGTTTACAGTCACCAGCTTCCACCGCCGGAATCACACTCCAACTTGTTGACTCATCACTTGAAGCGTTTGAAATCCGATGGATTACTTCAAACTATCAAAAATTCCTATATTATCCCTAGATCTACTCCTCCACCTGCTGCAACTGAACCACCGTCAACCGCTTCACCTTCTCAGCCTTCAAAACCCCGTGGCCGACCAAGAAAATCCGTAACCCCAAGCCCAATACAAGCCCAGCCTCAAAATAGCTTTATCCCTCAGCAGCTTCCTATTGTTGTTGCTAATAATAACAACAATAGCGCTCCGTTGCAGAATGCTGAGCCTGTTTGGGCCGCACTTGGGCTTTCTGATGATCCGGTCGATGCTCAAGCTGCTGCTGCCACTCCTACTCCTGCTGAGGGGAGTAAAAGACGTCCTGGACGTCCGCCTGGTTCGAAGAATGTATCAAATGTATCTGGGTCGAAGTATGCAACGGCCCCAAGCCCAAGCCCTAGCCCTAGCCAAAACCAGTCACCAATTGAAGGGCAGGTTCCACCAACTCCAGCCTCTCGCGGAAGAGGACGTCCTCCTGGCTCTAAATCTAAATCAAAGAAGAAACCCGGACGTCCTCCGAAGCTAAGGCCTGATACTCCAACTCCAGCTGTTGCTTCTGATGGCACTAAGAGACGACCTGGGCGTCCACCGAAGAATCAGCAGCAGAATCCTACTCCGATACCGTTTGCTACTACCGTTCCTGAAACCGAAGTGCCTCAGCCTCAAGTTGCAGTTCCTGAAGTGGTGGTTTCGGCTGCAGTCCCGGCTACGGTGGAAGGCGTGGCTGTTTTGACTCCGAGATCTAGAGGACGACCAAGGAAGAATCCTGCTGTTTCTGCTGTTCCGGTTGCTGGTGGAGGCAGAGGACGTGGCCGCGGGCGAGGTCGTGGGGGAAGAGGACGTGGTGGCGGCCGTATAGGAAATTCATTTGGAGGGATTACTCTGCGGGCTCCAGGAAAAAGGCCTGTGGGTCGTCCAAAGAAG GGAACAGCACCTGCTACTGCCAGTACTTCACAAAATGCTGCTAACGAAGTTGATCTCAGAAGGAAACTTGAACACTTT CAAGGAAAAATCAAAGAATCTCTGGTTGTTATCAAACCACATTTTGACCATGAAAGTCCAGTCACTGCACTTGCGGCAATTCAAGAGTTAGAAATTCTCGGAGCCATGGATCTTAATGAACCACTAAAGGAAGAACTGCTTCCATCGCAGCCGAACGTGCCAGCACAAGATCAGCCACAAGAATTGGTGGCACAGCCTCAGGTATTTGCACAATATCCCCCGTTTCATACGCAGGATCGCCATTACCAGCAACAGCAGTCACAATACCAGTATCATCCTTAG